The Nodosilinea sp. FACHB-141 nucleotide sequence GGCGCTCTAGATCTGTCACTAAACCCGCATCAACGCTACCTCCATTAGAGGGCGGTGCTGCTGCAGCGGCTTCAACTGTAGCTGCAGCAGCTTCGACCACGTCGTCAAAGTCAATATCCACAGCGTCTTCTTCAAGAATCTCTTCAATAGCTTCAGGGTCAGAAGCGGGATCGTGGGCCGTGTGGTGAATGTCGTCAACCATGCTGATATGTAACTCGGCGGGTGAATGCAACAACTTTGCTTAGGCCCAAGTGTATCTCAGTGACTTGCCCTTAGCACTGCTTTCAATTCTATCGTGGAATGTGGGTTTGACTGCCCTGGGTTGAAGCGCTGCCTTATTCCCAAAGATTGACGAGCCATTGACCTGCCGTGGTGCAGATAAATTAGATAAGGGTATTATCGACACTACGGGGTCAACGCGGGTAAAGGCTTGCGATCGCGCTAGCTTAGGGGTATATCTCCCCGTTTAGGGAATACTGCCTGCATACAATTGGGTTTAAGCCTGTTTCACACCAGCACTTTGGCATCAGCGTATGACTAATTCCTCCTCCCGGCGAGCACTAGTACTTCAGCGGAGTTTCTCGCCCTTCGGCAACAAGCTCATTCAAGCGGGCTATGTTGACTCTGAGCAGATGCAAAAGGCCTTGGCGGAGAGCCGCAAAAGTGGGCAGTCGCTGACTGATGTGCTTGAGTCGCTCACCGGCCAACAGCTCTCCCCCGAACTGCTGCGGCAGTACAAGAAACAGCAGCTTTTTGAGCTCAAAATTCTTTACGGGGTTGAATCCCTCGATCCCGAACTTAACGATATCTCCCCAGCCCAAATTGGGCAGCTAATCGATACCCTGGTGCCGGTCGATATCTGCCGACGTCACCGCTTGGTGCCTCTTTCCAAGGATCAAGGTGAGACCCCTTCGGTGCTCGTTGCCATGGTCGATCCAGAGAATTTGGAGGCTCAGGACGACCTCAACCGTATTCTGCGGGCTCAAAACCTCTCTCTTCGGCGCATGGTGATTACCGTTGAAGACTATCAGCGGCTGATGTCTACCTATCTGGACGATGCAGTAGCTAAGCAGAAGAAAGAAGAACTAGATGCCGCCGTTGACGTTAACACTAGCCTGGAAGAGCTCGATTTTGGCGCGGGCAGTTTAGAAGATGTTATCGACGAAGAAGCTGACCTGGGCATGGCCCTCAAGGACGCCGGTGCGGCTCCGGTCATTGCCCTAGTCAACAAAATCTTAGCCAAAGCTCTACAAGAGGGCGTCTCTGATATCCACGTTGAACCTCAAGAGGAATATCTGAGGGTACGCTTCCGTAAGGATGGGGTGCTTAAAGAAGCGCTGCCGAAGATGCCCAAAAAGATTATCCAGGCGGTCACTGCCCGCTTTAAAATCATTGCCGAGCTAGACATCGCCGAGCGCCGAGCACCTCAGGATGGTCGTATTCGGCGAGTGTTCCAGGGGCGCAAAGTTGACTTTCGAGTCAACACTCTGCCCAGTCGTTGCGGCGAGAAGGTGGTACTGCGGATTCTAGATAACTCAGCGACTCAGCTAGGTCTAGATAAGCTAATTACTGACCCCGACTCTCTTCGCATTGTGCAGGAGATGGCCTCTCGTCCCTTTGGCCTTCTATTGGTGACAGGGCCGACCGGCTCAGGCAAGACCACGACCCTTTACTCGGTGCTGTCAGAGCGGAACGACCCTGGCATTAATATCAGCACTGCCGAAGACCCGATCGAATACACGCTGCCTGGTTTAACCCAGGTGCAGGTAATTCGCGAAAAGGGCATGGATTTTGCGTCAATTCTGCGCGCTTTTTTACGTCAGGACCCAGATGTGATTCTGGTGGGTGAAACCCGCGATCGCGAAACGGCTAAGACAGCAATTGAAGCTGCTTTGACGGGGCACTTGGTGCTGACTACGTTGCACACTAATGACGCTGCTGGGGCGATCGCCCGTCTCGACGAGATGGGAGTAGAGTCATTCATGGTTTCTAGCGCTCTGATTGGGGTACTAGCCCAGCGTCTAGTGCGGCGAGTGTGTACTGATTGCCGGATTTCCTACAGCCCTACTCCTGAAGAACTAGCCCACTTTGGTCTGAGCTCTGCCTCTGAATCAGATATCACCTTCTATAAGGCTAATACCCTTACCGTAGAAGAACTTGTGGCAGCTAAAGATAACAATACCCTTTGCCCCAAGTGTCAAGGTGGTGGCTACAAGGGCCGAGTCGGAGTATACGAAGTGCTTCGCGTTACCGAACGGTTGCAGAAGCTGATTTCTGAAGGAGCCCCTACTGAGATGATCAAAGAGGCAGCGGTAGAAGAAGGTATGCAAACTCTGCTTTCCTACAGCTTAGACTTGGTGCGACAGGGATACACCACCCTGGATGAAGTGGAACGGGTAACCTTTACCGATACAGGATTAGAAGCAGAACTTAAGTCGAAGCGTAAAGCCTCTCTAACCTGTGCTAGCTGCGCCGCTGAGCTTCAGCAAGATTGGCTCGACTGTCCCTACTGCCTCACTCCCCGCTTTCACGATTAGCGGCTAGTTGACAGCATTTTGTCTCGAACTGGGCATCTTGTTAGCAGCAACGGACGCTACGGCACCAACTGCTTTATTAGCCTAGCCTAAGCTTTTCTAACGCTAGATTCTCTCGACGTTTCTCAAACCCCATGAGGTAGCCCTATGGAATTGATGATCGAAGATTTGATGGAAGAGGTGATTGAGCGGGGTGGCTCTGACCTACACCTCTCTGCAGGTTTGCCCCCCTACATCCGCATTAGCGGCAAACTCACTCCTACCGAGCACGAGCCAATGACCGCCGAGTCTTGTCAGCGGCTAATCTTCAGCATGCTCAACAACACCCAGCGCAAACAGCTGGAGCAAACCTGGGAGCTGGATTGCTCCTATGGGGTAAAAGGGCTTGCCCGCTTTCGGGTCAATGTCTACAAAGATCGCGGTACCTATGCTGCATGTTTGCGAGCACTGAGCTCCAAAATTCCAAGCATGGATGCGCTAGGGTTGCCCAACATTGTACGGGAACTGTCAGAGAAACCTCGGGGCTTAATTCTGGTGACCGGACCCACCGGTTCTGGGAAGTCGACCACCCTGGCTTCGATGATCAACAACATCAACCTCACGCGGCCTGAGCACATTCTCACCGTTGAAGACCCGATTGAATTTGTCTATGAGCCTATCAAAAGCCTGATTCACCAGCGCCAGATTGGGGAAGATACCAAGAGTTTTGCCAATGCCCTACGTGCTGCCTTGCGGGAAGACCCCGACGTAATTCTGGTGGGTGAAATGCGGGACTTAGAAACCATTTCCCTAGCTATTTCGGCCGCAGAAACGGGGCACCTAGTCTTCGGTACTCTGCACACCAGCTCAGCAGCCCAAACCGTCGACCGGATGATCGACGTGTTTCCGCCTGAGCAGCAGCAGCAGATTCGGGTGCAGTTGTCAGGTTCGCTAGTGGCGGTGCTCAGTCAGACCCTTGTGCCTAAGGCTAACCCCAAACCCGGTGAGTTTGGCCGCATTATGGCCCAAGAGATTATGGTGATTACCCCAGCGATCGCTAACATGATTCGGGAAGGTAAAACTCCTCAAATCTACGGTGCTATCCAGACCGGGGGTAAGCTGGCGATGCAGACTCTAGAAAAGGTTCTGGCTGATCTCTATCAGGCCGGCACAATTTCCTTTGAGGCGGCCATGTCCAAGACCTCCCGCCCCGATGAACTGCAACGGCTAATTGGGGGAGCTCCAGCACCTAATGTGGCTGCTCGCCAAGGGGCAGCCGCCGGACGCCACTAAAATCTGAGGTAAAAGACCTTAGATAACTAAATAGGGCGCTCAGGAAAAATTTAAACTGAGTGCCCTAGCCTAGAGAGAGGGAGCACAGATTATCTTTCTTGCTACTGGTTTGGGGTTAGACCTAGGGTCCACGTGATCATGCCGCGAGAGCAAGGCACGCCCCACGCGAGTTCAGGTAGATTTAGCGGGTTCGGCAAGCTGAACCCGTCGCTATAATTGCAGTACTTTTAAGCCGTTGAGCTAACAGAGCTATGCCTACCTACGTTGCCATTGGTCGCGATACCAGCGGAGCCCAGCGCAAAGAGCGGATCGCCGCCGAGAATCCCAATGAGGCCCGCAATCGTCTAAAGGATCAGGGCCTCTATGTAATGGATATAAAGGAGGAATCCGGGTTCAATATTGACCTGGAGAGCATCAAAACCTCCATGACCAAGGTGACGGTTAAGGATAAGGCAATCTTTTCCCGTCAGTTCGCTGCTCTCGTTAACGCTGGTGTTGCCCTGGTGCGAGGGTTAGGGGTACTGGCAGATGACTGCGCTAACCCCAAACTCAAGAAGGCACTAATGGCTATCAACGCTGACGTGCAGCAGGGCACCAACCTGTCTGACGCCATGCGTAAGCACCCAGCTTGTTTCGATAATCTTTACGTGGCGCTGATCCAGGCGGGTGAGGTAGGTGGCGTACTCGATGAAGTGCTCAATCGTCTGGCTAAGCTACTGGAAGATTTAGCTCGGTTGCAGAACCAGATTAAGTCAGCTATGGCCTATCCAGTAACGGTAGGATTCTTAGCCGTGATTATCTTTGTCGGTATGACAGTATTTTTGCTGCCAATCTTTGCCGATATGTTTGAGGACTTAGGCACTGAACTGCCGGTCTTTACTCAGATCATGATGATGATCAGCCGGTTTTTGCGCCAGCCCTTGAACTGGGTGTTTATGATAGCAGCGATATCGGCATTGACATTTGCCTATCGCCGATATTATGCCACTTTGAACGGGCGACGAGTGATTGACCGTTTATCACTCAAGATGCCTCTGTTTGGTGATCTGATTCAAAAAACCGCGACTGCGCGCTTTTGCCGCACCTTTGGTTCTCTGTCGAAATCCGGGGTGCCGATTCTAACAGCCTTGGAAATTGTGCGGGACACGGCAGGTAATCAGGTGATTGCTGAGGCTGTGGATGAGGCCCGTAAGGATGTACAGGGGGGAGGAATGATTAGTCTGGCACTTCAAAAGCACGCGGTGTTTCCTGGTATGGCGATTCAGATGATCAGCATCGGGGAAGAAACGGGAGAACTAGACGCAATGCTGATGAAGGTGGCCGACTTCTATGAGGATGAGGTGGAGCAGGCCGTAAAAGCTCTAACCAGCATCATGGAGCCGATTATGATTGTGGTACTGGGTGGCATGGTAGGGTCGATTCTGGTGTCAATGTACTTGCCAATGTTCAAGATTATGGATGCGATTGGTTAAGCTCCAGGGCTTCCTATTGTCTATTGTTGACAATTTCCTAAAAACAACGGCCAAGGCATCTTTGCCTTGGCCGTTGTTTTGTCTAGTAGCTAGTAGAGCTAAGACAATAGCCCTTTGCTGAGCCGCTGGATAGCTCTGTGAGCTACCTCTCCATAGCTGGTCTCACCGCAGAATACTTTTACCATGGTTAGGGTGCTAGAAGGCCGCTTCACTCCGGCCCGATAGGCTAGGGCTGGTGCGTTGTAGACTAGGCGGGCTAAGCGTCTGGCCCAGCGCATTTCTTGGCCCCATTCTGTATTCATTATTTGGCTGTAGTTTGCTAGGGCTCGATGCCCCTTCGATCTTGGGAGTTGATTATCTTCTTTAAGAGCCTGGGCGATCGCATCTGCAGCCTTGAGCCCGCTAAAGATGGAGGGGCGAATACCCTCGGCAGTGAAGGGATCAACTACGCAGGCGGCTTCCCCTGCCAGCAGGGCTCTGTGAGTATGTAGATCTTGGGGACCATCCCAGATGAATATGGGGTGGCCAAAATGCTTCACTGTGCTGGCATCTACATCAAAAGCGGCGGCATAGTTGCCTACAGGAGTGCGCAGGTCTTGCTTGCGCTGGGCTCCGGAGCGAAACACACCCCCACCAATGGAGTAGCCGTCGGCTTTGGGAAAGTTCCACAGGTAGCCCTGCTGCATAAGGCCCAGGTCAAAATGCACTACGGGTTCACTGGGAACCTCCAATCGGGGCTCGGCTTCTAGGGCTGCGGCCAGTTTGTATCGCCGTTGGGAAAAGCCCAACCATTTGGCCATTGACCCGCGTGCCCCGTCTGCCGCAATTAAAAAACGCCCCTGAACCGAGCCCTGAGTAGTATTGACCTGCCAGAAATCTCCTTGATTTTCGATGCCTTGGGCCTTAGTACCATCCCACAAGGTGGCCCCTTGTTTTTGGGCTTGTTGCACGATGAAGTAGTCAAACTCGTCGCGCCGCACCATCCATAGAGCTTTTTCGGCGGGCAGTTCGGCTTCAATGGGGTCGGCCATATTGAAGGTGTAGCGCACCTTGCGCACCTTTACAGAAATGGCGGGAGCAAAGTCAAAGTCAAACCACTGAGCTACCTGGGGCGAGACGCCGCCACCACAGGGTTTGTAGCGAGGAAGTTTGGCAGCATCGAGCAGCAGAACTTGGTGGCCCGCTTTGCTGAGGTGGTAGGCGGCAGTGGATCCGGCGGGTCCGGCACCGACAATGACGCAGTCATACATAGGTTTACTATCCTTTACGCTAGGCTGCTTTGCTCTAGGCCAGCCAGCAGGCTAGGGGAAACATCAGGTATTGCAGGAAAAATAGCTTCCAGATGAATTGGTAGAACTCAGGATAGGCTAGGTTTCTCTGAGCTGCAGCGTTTTGGCCGCTGTGAGATACCCGCAAACTCATCCACCATAGGAAAGCTAGCACCAACAGGTGTGATCCGGCTAGGAAAAGTCGATTGACCCCCGTTAGCCAGGGGGCAACTAGCGCCATACCTAGATAGCAGACGGTCAGAATACCCAACGCCAGCTTAAACACGGTGCGCTGACCCAGCTTTAGAGACAGAGTGCTGATGCCGTAGCGGCGATCGCCCTCAATGTCGGGAATATCCTTAAATAGCGCAATGGCAATGCTAAATAGTAAAACAAATGCCGTCAGCGCCCAAACTCGTCCAGGAACAGTGAAGGGAAGATTGAGGCGATCGCTAAAGTGCAGAAACAAGCCCAAATTCACAATGGTGCCCCGCACTGCCAAAATGCACACCGAGGCCCAAAATGGAAACCGTTTGAGCCGTGCCGGGGGCAGTGAATAGGCTGTGCCGATCAGCAGGCTCAGGCCCACGGTCACCAGCAGCCAAGGACCGCCCAAGACCGCTAAACTCATAGCCCCTAGGCCCGCTAAGCCAACAATCCAGCGGCCATCAGCAACAGAAAATTCTCCAGCGGCCAGGGGCAAGTGGGGCTTGTTAATGCGATCGATCGCAATATCTTCAAGCTGATTGAGCCCAACAATGTAAAGATTGCCCAACAGACAGGCCACCACGGCAATCCCAACTAAACCCAGCAAAGACTCAAAGGGAGCAGGGTTTTCGAATTCCAAATCAGCCAAAACAATGGTAGCAACGCCCATTACGCTGAGGCTAGTACCAATGACTGTGTGAGGTCGCCAAAATTTCCAAAGAGCGTAAAGCCAGGGGCGGGGAGATTGGGTAAAGCGCAGCCGCTTCCCCTGGGGCATAGAGGAGTTCGGCGGGGCAGCGTTGGTCATAAATCAAATCTTATCGCCAGGGGTTCAGTGTTCTAGCTTATCGGCTGATGGTTATTTATTGGCCTACTTTAGCCAGGCCAGACTAGATTTTTAGTCTTGAGTGGGCTTGCCCCGCATCGCTTCAATATCCAGACAGGTAACGATTACTCCGGCAATTGGCACCGCTAGAAAAAGCCCTAGAACTCCGGCTACCGTAGCCCCTACAATCAACGCAAAAAACATGACTACAGGATTAATATCTAGAGAGTCTTTCATGATGTAAGGCAGCAGCAGATTTTCTTCGATCTGTTCTACAGCAATGCAAACGACAACAGCTTGGATGGCTAACCATACCCCTTGGGATAGCAGCAGCAGGGATACAATGCTGATGCCCAGGGTGGCTCCAATGCCTGGAATTAGATTGAATAACCCGGCAATGACAGCGAGCACCAGCGGAAAGGGCATGCCTAAAAAGGCAAAGACTGCAAAGGTGGAGGTAATAGAAAACACAGCCAGCAGCAGGCGACCCCAAAAGAAGCCCAGCAAGTTGTGCTGAATGACGGTGTTGAATCGCACTTTGTTGCGAATAGGCAGGTTGTTGAGCAACCA carries:
- a CDS encoding GspE/PulE family protein — translated: MTNSSSRRALVLQRSFSPFGNKLIQAGYVDSEQMQKALAESRKSGQSLTDVLESLTGQQLSPELLRQYKKQQLFELKILYGVESLDPELNDISPAQIGQLIDTLVPVDICRRHRLVPLSKDQGETPSVLVAMVDPENLEAQDDLNRILRAQNLSLRRMVITVEDYQRLMSTYLDDAVAKQKKEELDAAVDVNTSLEELDFGAGSLEDVIDEEADLGMALKDAGAAPVIALVNKILAKALQEGVSDIHVEPQEEYLRVRFRKDGVLKEALPKMPKKIIQAVTARFKIIAELDIAERRAPQDGRIRRVFQGRKVDFRVNTLPSRCGEKVVLRILDNSATQLGLDKLITDPDSLRIVQEMASRPFGLLLVTGPTGSGKTTTLYSVLSERNDPGINISTAEDPIEYTLPGLTQVQVIREKGMDFASILRAFLRQDPDVILVGETRDRETAKTAIEAALTGHLVLTTLHTNDAAGAIARLDEMGVESFMVSSALIGVLAQRLVRRVCTDCRISYSPTPEELAHFGLSSASESDITFYKANTLTVEELVAAKDNNTLCPKCQGGGYKGRVGVYEVLRVTERLQKLISEGAPTEMIKEAAVEEGMQTLLSYSLDLVRQGYTTLDEVERVTFTDTGLEAELKSKRKASLTCASCAAELQQDWLDCPYCLTPRFHD
- a CDS encoding type IV pilus twitching motility protein PilT, with the protein product MELMIEDLMEEVIERGGSDLHLSAGLPPYIRISGKLTPTEHEPMTAESCQRLIFSMLNNTQRKQLEQTWELDCSYGVKGLARFRVNVYKDRGTYAACLRALSSKIPSMDALGLPNIVRELSEKPRGLILVTGPTGSGKSTTLASMINNINLTRPEHILTVEDPIEFVYEPIKSLIHQRQIGEDTKSFANALRAALREDPDVILVGEMRDLETISLAISAAETGHLVFGTLHTSSAAQTVDRMIDVFPPEQQQQIRVQLSGSLVAVLSQTLVPKANPKPGEFGRIMAQEIMVITPAIANMIREGKTPQIYGAIQTGGKLAMQTLEKVLADLYQAGTISFEAAMSKTSRPDELQRLIGGAPAPNVAARQGAAAGRH
- a CDS encoding type II secretion system F family protein, with the translated sequence MPTYVAIGRDTSGAQRKERIAAENPNEARNRLKDQGLYVMDIKEESGFNIDLESIKTSMTKVTVKDKAIFSRQFAALVNAGVALVRGLGVLADDCANPKLKKALMAINADVQQGTNLSDAMRKHPACFDNLYVALIQAGEVGGVLDEVLNRLAKLLEDLARLQNQIKSAMAYPVTVGFLAVIIFVGMTVFLLPIFADMFEDLGTELPVFTQIMMMISRFLRQPLNWVFMIAAISALTFAYRRYYATLNGRRVIDRLSLKMPLFGDLIQKTATARFCRTFGSLSKSGVPILTALEIVRDTAGNQVIAEAVDEARKDVQGGGMISLALQKHAVFPGMAIQMISIGEETGELDAMLMKVADFYEDEVEQAVKALTSIMEPIMIVVLGGMVGSILVSMYLPMFKIMDAIG
- a CDS encoding geranylgeranyl reductase family protein, giving the protein MYDCVIVGAGPAGSTAAYHLSKAGHQVLLLDAAKLPRYKPCGGGVSPQVAQWFDFDFAPAISVKVRKVRYTFNMADPIEAELPAEKALWMVRRDEFDYFIVQQAQKQGATLWDGTKAQGIENQGDFWQVNTTQGSVQGRFLIAADGARGSMAKWLGFSQRRYKLAAALEAEPRLEVPSEPVVHFDLGLMQQGYLWNFPKADGYSIGGGVFRSGAQRKQDLRTPVGNYAAAFDVDASTVKHFGHPIFIWDGPQDLHTHRALLAGEAACVVDPFTAEGIRPSIFSGLKAADAIAQALKEDNQLPRSKGHRALANYSQIMNTEWGQEMRWARRLARLVYNAPALAYRAGVKRPSSTLTMVKVFCGETSYGEVAHRAIQRLSKGLLS
- a CDS encoding homogentisate phytyltransferase, with product MTNAAPPNSSMPQGKRLRFTQSPRPWLYALWKFWRPHTVIGTSLSVMGVATIVLADLEFENPAPFESLLGLVGIAVVACLLGNLYIVGLNQLEDIAIDRINKPHLPLAAGEFSVADGRWIVGLAGLGAMSLAVLGGPWLLVTVGLSLLIGTAYSLPPARLKRFPFWASVCILAVRGTIVNLGLFLHFSDRLNLPFTVPGRVWALTAFVLLFSIAIALFKDIPDIEGDRRYGISTLSLKLGQRTVFKLALGILTVCYLGMALVAPWLTGVNRLFLAGSHLLVLAFLWWMSLRVSHSGQNAAAQRNLAYPEFYQFIWKLFFLQYLMFPLACWLA